In one window of Bemisia tabaci chromosome 4, PGI_BMITA_v3 DNA:
- the LOC109037574 gene encoding phosphoserine aminotransferase, whose amino-acid sequence MPEVKVINFGAGPAKLPEEVLLEVQKELLNYAGTGMSVMEMSHRSADYLNINNNCQNSLRNLLNIPDNYHILFMQGGGTGLFAAVAMNLISRTGSADYIVTGTWSKKAAKEAAKYGKVNLVLPDTKIGTIQDQSEWKLSPDASYVYYCDNETVDGVEFPYVPETGDVPLVTDMSSNFLTRPFDVSKFGVVFAGAQKNFGPSGIVVAIVRDDLLGSALPFTPSVFDFAQIAKENSVLNTPPTFQVYTIWRVFEWIRRNGGVEGMQERSRLKSGSVYEAIRNSKGFYESPIDENVRSRVNIPFKLRGGADADAEFLKGASKLGMTQLKGHRSVGGIRVSLYNAITLEETKLFVDYMNRFTSSYKK is encoded by the exons ATGCCGGAAGTGAAAGTGATCAATTTTGGGGCTGGACCAGCAAAACTACCAGAGGAA GTTTTATTAGAGGTTCAAAAAGAGCTTTTGAACTATGCAGGAACGGGAATGAGTGTGATGGAAATGAGCCACCGATCTGCAGACTACTTGAATATCAACAATAATTGCCAAAATTCTTTAAGGAACTTACT AAACATTCCTGATAATTATCACATATTGTTCATGCAAGGGGGAGGAACTGGACTTTTCGCTGCAGTTGCTATGAACCTCATCTCACGGACTGGATCAGCTGATTATATTGTGACAG gaACATGGTCTAAGAAAGCAGCCAAAGAAGCCGCAAAATATGGCAAAGTGAATCTAGTACTTCCAGACACCAAAATAGGTACAATTCAGGATCAATCAGAGTGGAAGCTCAGCCCCGATGCATCCTATGTTTACTACTGTGATAATGAAACCGTAGATG gtgttGAATTTCCTTATGTACCAGAAACTGGAGATGTTCCTCTAGTTACAGATATGTCCTCAAATTTCCTAACAAGACCCTTCGATGTATcaaag TTTGGCGTAGTATTTGCTGGTGCTCAAAAGAACTTTGGTCCGTCAGGAATTGTAGTAGCTATTGTGAGAGATGATCTCCTTGGAAGCGCTTTGCCTTTCACTCCATCAGTATTCGACTTTGCTCAAATTGCTAAAGAAAATAGTGTTCTGAACACCCCACCAACATTCCA agtatACACCATTTGGCGAGTGTTTGAATGGATCAGAAGGAACGGTGGAGTCGAGGGCATGCAAGAAAGAAGTAGGCTCAAAAGTGGAAGTGTTTATGAAGCAATTAGGAACTCTAAGGGATTTTATGAGAGTCCCATCGATGAAAATGTCAGATCTCGTGTTAACATTCCTTTCAAGCTCAGAGGTGGAGCGGATGCAGACGCCGAGTTTCTCAAAGGTGCTTCTAAGTTAGGCATGACACAGCTCAAAGGCCACCG GTCTGTGGGTGGAATCCGTGTGTCCCTCTACAATGCCATCACGCTTGAGGAAACTAAACTATTTGTTGACTATATGAATCGATTCACCTCTTCGtacaagaaataa
- the LOC109037575 gene encoding LHFPL tetraspan subfamily member 6 protein: MPGSLSAVGTIWSMFSLTAAVLCCCGFYLPFWIQGRLLERADAYFSSFRRCNYPRLTARGDIEIVMECGRYSRFEDIPSVWWQVTTIVMCLGCALSVLASVTALSACCFSYVLHSTSAKTTGGIQLLAALLMTSGAALYPLGWDNRQVRESCGHLSSAYKLGTCQLSWSAYIICSAIAMLLLCALLSICAAKNS; the protein is encoded by the exons ATGCCGGGGTCGCTGAGCGCGGTGGGCACGATCTGGTCCATGTTTTCACTCACTGCGGCGGTGTTGTGCTGCTGTGGATTCTACTTACCTTTCTGGATACAG GGAAGACTTTTAGAGCGGGCAGACGCGTATTTCAGTTCTTTCAGACGATGCAACTATCCGCGACTCACAGCGAGGGGTGACATCGAAATCGTTATGGAGTGCGGCCGATACTCTAG GTTTGAAGACATCCCGAGCGTGTGGTGGCAAGTGACGACGATCGTGATGTGTCTGGGATGTGCACTGAGCGTTCTGGCCTCCGTCACCGCCCTCTCCGCCTGTTGCTTCAGCTACGTCCTCCACTCAACCTCGGCGAAGACCACCGGAGGAATACAGCTACTCGCAG ctCTGTTGATGACCAGTGGAGCTGCCCTTTATCCCCTTGGTTGGGATAACCGGCAAGTACGGGAGTCCTGCGGCCATCTATCATCAGCATATAAGCTCG GAACATGCCAGCTCTCTTGGTCTGCTTACATAATCTGCTCTGCGATTGCAATGCTATTACTATGCGCTCTCCTTAGTATATGTGCTGCCAAAAACTCATGA